The proteins below come from a single Streptomyces sp. MRC013 genomic window:
- a CDS encoding Pycsar system effector family protein — protein MSGTGGAPASPDEVRALAERLLSTVREDIGRADTKAAILLSGALAFLAVVFARNPAYLTAHGFAAVLVALAVALWSVGMLMLVAVVLPRTRIGADRTLLRDLIAGAPVGALLDRLTEAGADTTSWLLDQASVHGQVLAAKYRWLRAGVLCLALGAALALSSELW, from the coding sequence GTGAGCGGCACGGGCGGCGCCCCCGCCTCCCCCGACGAGGTCCGCGCCCTCGCGGAGCGCCTGCTGAGCACCGTCCGCGAGGACATAGGCCGCGCCGACACCAAGGCGGCGATCCTGCTGTCCGGCGCGCTCGCCTTCCTCGCCGTCGTCTTCGCCCGCAACCCCGCGTACCTCACCGCGCACGGGTTCGCCGCCGTCCTCGTCGCCCTCGCCGTCGCCCTGTGGAGCGTCGGAATGCTGATGCTCGTCGCGGTGGTCCTGCCCCGCACCCGGATCGGCGCCGACCGCACCCTCCTGCGCGACCTCATCGCCGGCGCCCCCGTCGGCGCGCTGCTCGACCGGCTCACCGAGGCCGGTGCCGACACGACTTCCTGGCTCCTTGACCAGGCCAGCGTCCACGGACAGGTCCTGGCCGCCAAATACCGCTGGCTGCGCGCGGGCGTCCTCTGCCTGGCCCTCGGCGCGGCGCTGGCCCTCTCGAGTGAACTGTGGTGA